TTGAGTAAATCTACACAATCAAACCTAAGATCATCAATGCTATTTCGACAATAGTAAAATAGTAAAAGTGGCCTATATTAGCCTATACTAGAAGAAGTGTTGATACGTCCCACGCGGGGATCAAAGCGCCAGAGAGATTACGCCCTGTCTCTACTTCCCCTGGCGCGCTTCCATAGTGGTGCTGATGTTGGGAAACAccggaggagagaaagaaggggaggagaggggtggggtggggtggggtcgGGAGGGGGCGCCACACTGCTCTGCTACAAGTTCAACCCAGTGGCTCTGTCGCTGCAGCGTGAGAAACAGCCTTGAGACACGGGCCGTTGCGGAACAACACACAGGACACAAACTCACTTTCTCTGATTCTGGGCGTATATTTGAGAGAAAGTAATCTGTTTTCCGTCCATCTTTATTATTTTGAATGAAATAGAAAACGTTTATTTGCGCGATATATAAAGCTGGTAATAATAGAGCATTGCGGTGGGGTTAAAAAGGCAGGCGACAGGCGCTTCACTGAGTGATTTGTTCCTTGGCTCAGGCGTtatatatggagagagggagtgcacaTTTCAGAGATCGCTTTCTGATAGCGAGTGTGGATTGAATGGAACTGCGGAATTGAGACGGGAGGCATTATTCTTGATTCTATATGAAGAATGATACACAAATCCAACGGGAAAAATACCACTAATTTTTAAAATCTCTAATTGAAAGGGGTTGATTTATAACGCATGTGGATGACATAGCCTACCTAAATGGTGCATTAGTATACATATCAACTTGCCACGCAATTGGTTAACTTGTCTAGTCTTAGTCTTACAGTTTATTGTAACATCGAAAGAAATTGGATAATTAATCTTGGCACGattcaaataaatcaaatgtattaggTCAAATAATGGGAATTTAGCACCACTCTAACCAGTCTTAGTACTTCACACGATTAGGCATTTATTTTTCCTCTATTGGAAACTAAATTTAAATATTTGGAATTTTGAAGAAATGGCAATCAACACAGACACTGAATTCGAGAAATCTAACCTGGGAAAGAGCGGCGGCGCGCCCGCCAACGAGTCTCAGGAGACCGAGAAACTTCTCAACCTCGTAACCACGGAGCCTGCTGGCGGCAACGGTATGAAAATGTCCTCCTCCTTTACCATCAACGTGGGGAGCGAAAATAACCTGGATGCGGACCAGAACGGTCACAGTGTACCCTTTAGGTCGGGCTCTGCGGGGCACCTGACCGCTGCCCCCCCCTCCCCGTCCCGGGTCAGTTTGAGTCGCAGTCGCACCTCTTCCATCGGGAACGCCGCGGTCCAAGAGGCGCAAAAGCCCAAAGACTATCTCATACTGGTCATATTGTCCTGTTTCTGCCCTTTCTGGCCCGTCAGCATTGTTGCTTTGGCATATTCAATTATGGTAAGTGGATGTCCATCGTCTGTCTAGGAAAGTGGGGTCTAAAAACACCTGTCGTTTCTTGTCAATTCACTGTTCATCATTGTCCATGTTGTATTTATGTAGAGAACATTGGGGGATAAGGGAATCATAATTTGGTCTACGACCTTTTGCCACTACATCGTAGCCCTATAGCCCAGATTACCTGctagaaatgtaaaggtaatttccgatGTTGCCaacatatgcagtgtttacctTGAAAGCGGTCTCCGCTAACACAGAAACATTGCCTTAAAATGTCAATCTTGCTGTAACGCCGAATTTCCGCGATATGGATTGAATAGAGTCCTACATCTAAAACACTGTTCAACAAATGATGTTTGTGATAAAGGGAAAAGGATAGTATATCAAACACACTCCTGTTCCCAGGAACTGTCTTTAGCCTACcttgtaggggggggggggattacagCCCTCCCTGCTGCTTCATTCAGAAAAGATCTGCAGCATAGCTGCACTTCCTGTACAGGGTGCCATGATGTCCCAGCTAGACAATCATATACAGTGTTGGCACATTGATGTAGCCGTTGTTGCAGCAGATCTATCAATGAGTATGCTGTCCAGAATGTTGTTTTTAAGCAACATTGTTTCTGGTTTCAATATATGCATAAAGGGGCCGATTTACAGGCCATTTACACTAGGAAGTTGCATCCTGCGGTGAAACATCAGAAACCATTTGCTTTCAATGGAAGCAAAGCGAGATATCGTGACCAGTGTGACTAATCGAAGCTCACCACAGCTTCCAACCCCTACTGGCTTGTCTGATAATGGCTGT
This DNA window, taken from Oncorhynchus gorbuscha isolate QuinsamMale2020 ecotype Even-year linkage group LG13, OgorEven_v1.0, whole genome shotgun sequence, encodes the following:
- the trarg1a gene encoding trafficking regulator of GLUT4 1 translates to MAINTDTEFEKSNLGKSGGAPANESQETEKLLNLVTTEPAGGNGMKMSSSFTINVGSENNLDADQNGHSVPFRSGSAGHLTAAPPSPSRVSLSRSRTSSIGNAAVQEAQKPKDYLILVILSCFCPFWPVSIVALAYSIMSRNSLQSGDMDGAKRLGKLARLLSVVSIILGILTIVVCVTVSVTK